The Dehalococcoidia bacterium genomic sequence CCTCCTTCAAACAAGCGTAAACCAACTCCCTCAGAAAACCTCTCTGTGTTATGGAATACCATCGCTTGAAGAGTGAGCAGCCAATAGCACAATCGATTCCTGCATGGTCCCTCTTGCCAAAATGGATTCCCAGGAACTAGAATATCACCAGCGCTTATCTTACTCTCCCGATCAGGACAATTTTCATTGACTGTACCCAGCGAATTTCTACTATCCAATCCCTATTTCTCCGGACTCAGTCCTTCAGAGATTGACTCTATCGGCACGGTCGTCTTTGAAAGATCTTTCGCGAAGGGAGAAGTGATCACCTGGGAAGGGAACCCCGGCGAGTCCCTCTATTTCGTCGTCTCCGGAGCAGTCAAGTGCTTCAAAACGTCAGAAGAAGGGAAAGAGCAGATAATGCGCATAATCTTACCCGGAGATTCGTTCAACGACGTGGCTGTGTTCGATGGAGGCCCCAGTCCGGCCTCCGCGGAAGCCATGAGTCCGGTTAGCCTCTATGGCATCACCCGGAATGACATAGAGAAAATTTTGAAAGACTATCCGAAGGTGTTCCCAAATGTGGTAAAGGTTATGACTGCAAGGATTAGACACCTGATAGAATTGGTAGAGGACCTTTCGTTCCGGCGCGTTATCAACAGAATCGCCAGAGTGCTTCTGGAGTACGGCGCCGATGGCACAAGCCCGAAGCCAAAGCTTACTCAGCAGGAGATGGCAGCCACAGTGGGCACTGCTCGGGAGGTAGTGGGAAGGTCTCTCAAGACGTTGCAGCAAGAGGGCCTGATTCGAATTGAGCGAAACCGTCTGATCATCGCCAACAAGAAGGCGTTACAACAAATGGCCAACTCGGTCACGTGAGCAACCAGGGTGACAAAGGTCACTTAGTTCAGATGGGAATTCTGCTAGTATGACTTCAGATGAGGCGAGAGCAATGATTGAAATGCCGCTGGTGAATGTGGAGATATGCAACGGCTGTGGTCTGTGTGTGTCCGCTTGCAGCTGTGGCGCTGTGGTAATGGTAGCGATGAAAGCAACGATAATAGAATCACAAGACTGCGGATGGTGTACCGTGTGCGAGGCTATTTGTCCTGTTGGAGCTATCAGCTGTCCCTATGAGATCGTCATTGAGGGTTGAAGTGAGTATCAATAAATAACGCGGCCTGTGTTTTGTCACCGTCTCCGGCGACCCGTAAGGGTCGCTTTTTTTATCTCATATCGCTCGAGGGATTCATTGCCCGGCACCCTTAAAATACTCCGCAATGCCTCTTCAATATCTATAACAAAGCCATTATCAACTTTGCGACAAAAGTCACATCCATGAACCCCGCCCTGCTTTAGAATGAATCAGACTTCCAAAAGAGGAGGTGCCCCATGACACAGACGACATTGACTGAACCAGCTGAGACGAGGCCCAAAGGGAATTGTGTCCACCATTGGATCATAGAGCCGCCGGAGGGTGAGGTCAGCAAAGGGGTATGCAAGATTTGCGGGACGGAAAAGGAATTCAAGAATCATCTCGCCTGCTCAGCTTGGGATAACGAATCGCCAAGGTTCTCGCGGAGGAGAGTCGGCGGCGAATCTAAGAGGGACGATACTCATTCGGAGAGGGGGAGCTAAAAATGGGCGAGATAAAGAGATGCCCCAGATGTGATGGCAACGTTTTTATGGAATGGGACTATGGGGATGGCGATTGGTACGAATATTGCCTGCAATGCAGTTACCGTCATTATTTGCCTGCCGTAGTGAAAGTTCCCCGGAAATTGATCAAGGGAGGAAGGAAGAAACGGAGTCTTCGATAAGAGGGACATGGCGTCTGTCACGCTGGCCGGGAATCTAGCGGGAGAGCTTCAGGGAATGATGAGGCCTTTTGGCATATACCCAAGTGGAAAAATGCCGAGCAACCGATTAAACTTAATCCCATGATGCTATCCCGTTGAGGTGAAAGCGATGGACTATAAGGATTATTACAAAGTCATGGGCGTTGACAAGAACGCCAACGAGAAGGATATCAAGAAGACTTATCGCAAGCTGGCGCGCCAGTACCACCCGGATGTAAACCCCGGCAACAAGAGTGCAGAGGCTAAATTCAAGGAAATTAATGAAGCCTATGAGGTGCTGGGCGATGCCGAGAAGCGTAAGAAATACGACCAGCTGGGTGCCAATTGGCAACAGTACGAACAATGGGAACGGGCGGGGGGCGGTGCACAGGGCCAGCCGTTTGACTGGAGCCAATATGGATTCAGACCCGGCGGAGCCGGGCAGACCCGGCAGCAATATCGGACGATGACGCAGGAGGAAATGCAAGACCTCTTCGGGTCAGCGGGCGGCGGCGGAGGCTTCTCCGACTTCTTCTCCACGTTTTTCGGTGGTGCTCCCGGCGGAGAGCCCAGAAGACAACACCGGCCGGCCCCTCGAAAGGGGGGTGATATCGAGCAACCAGTGGAAATCACTCTGGAAGAGGCTTTTCGTGGGACAAGCCGAGCCTTTCAGATGAGCAACCCCGATGGCACAACCAAGACTATCGAAGCCAAGATCCCGTCGGGAACAAGAAGCGGCTCGCGGATCAAGCTCAAAGGGCAAGGGGGACCGGGAGTCAGCGGAGGGCCAGCCGGAGACATCTATCTTTCAATTCAAATTCAGCCTCATCCCACCTTTGAGTTAAAAGGGGATGACCTTTATACCAAGATACCGGTTTCTCTCACCACAGCGGTTCTGGGGGGAGAGGTCGACGTCAACACCATGGCTGGCGCTCTAAAACTGAAAATTCCTGCCGAGACTCAGAACGGCAAGACCTTTCGCCTTAAAAGCAAGGGAATGCCCAGCATGAAACACCCGGATCAGAAAGGCGATCTATACGCTGAAGTGCGAGTTGTATTGCCGCAGGGACTTTCGGAAAAGGAGCGGGACATTTTCAGAGAACTGGCCAAAATCAGAGAGTGATTTTAGATTCCTCTCCCTTGACGGAGGATGAGAAATCTGGAGAGAGGAGACACATTATATGAACCTAAACAAATTCACTGAAAGAGCCCAGGAAGCAATCCTGAACTCCCAGAAGCTTGCGGAGGACCAGCATCACACCCAGATGGAGGTGGAGCACCTTTTGCTGGCGCTCTTGAATCAGGCGGAGGGCGTAGCGCCGCAGATTCTCAGCAAGCTGGGGATGAATATCGAAGAGATCAAAAGAGAGATTGAATCCGAACTCTCCAATCAGCCCCAGGCCTATGGAGTAACACAGGTTTACATGTCCCAGAGACTGAAGCAGGTTTTCGATCACGCTGAAAAAGAAGCCGAGCGGCTGAAGGATGACTACGTCAGCACCGAACACCTGTTAATCGCCATTGCAGACGAGCCTGGAAAGGGAGCCTCCGGTAGAATTCTGAAGCAACGAGGCGTGACCAAGGATAGCATCTACGGTGTGCTGACCAGCATCCGAGGGCATCAGCGGGTCACCGACCCGAATCCGGAAGGCAAATATCAGGCGCTGGAAAAGTATGGCCGGGACCTGACGGAGATGGCCCGGCGAGGCAAACTGGATCCGGTGATCGGCCGGGATGAAGAAATTCGCCGGGTGATCCAGGTTCTCTCACGCCGCACCAAGAACAATCCGGTGCTTATCGGCGAGCCGGGAGTGGGCAAAACCGCTATTGTGGAAGGCCTGGCCGGACGAATCATCAAAAAGGATGTGCCGGAAGGACTCAAGGATAAGCGGGTAGTGGCCCTCGATATCGG encodes the following:
- a CDS encoding J domain-containing protein, which gives rise to MDYKDYYKVMGVDKNANEKDIKKTYRKLARQYHPDVNPGNKSAEAKFKEINEAYEVLGDAEKRKKYDQLGANWQQYEQWERAGGGAQGQPFDWSQYGFRPGGAGQTRQQYRTMTQEEMQDLFGSAGGGGGFSDFFSTFFGGAPGGEPRRQHRPAPRKGGDIEQPVEITLEEAFRGTSRAFQMSNPDGTTKTIEAKIPSGTRSGSRIKLKGQGGPGVSGGPAGDIYLSIQIQPHPTFELKGDDLYTKIPVSLTTAVLGGEVDVNTMAGALKLKIPAETQNGKTFRLKSKGMPSMKHPDQKGDLYAEVRVVLPQGLSEKERDIFRELAKIRE
- a CDS encoding 4Fe-4S ferredoxin; this translates as MIEMPLVNVEICNGCGLCVSACSCGAVVMVAMKATIIESQDCGWCTVCEAICPVGAISCPYEIVIEG
- a CDS encoding Crp/Fnr family transcriptional regulator — its product is MTVPSEFLLSNPYFSGLSPSEIDSIGTVVFERSFAKGEVITWEGNPGESLYFVVSGAVKCFKTSEEGKEQIMRIILPGDSFNDVAVFDGGPSPASAEAMSPVSLYGITRNDIEKILKDYPKVFPNVVKVMTARIRHLIELVEDLSFRRVINRIARVLLEYGADGTSPKPKLTQQEMAATVGTAREVVGRSLKTLQQEGLIRIERNRLIIANKKALQQMANSVT